One genomic segment of Marinitoga piezophila KA3 includes these proteins:
- a CDS encoding response regulator, which translates to MARILIVDDEDNIRLLLKEELEDSGFEVVEANGAKKALEILSNDQNFDVISLDIEMPEMNGLELASEIRKKYPDKKIVLMTAYSHYKSDMASWAADAYVVKSLDLTEFKETINRLLNM; encoded by the coding sequence ATGGCAAGAATTTTAATCGTTGACGACGAAGATAATATAAGATTATTATTAAAGGAAGAATTGGAAGATTCCGGTTTTGAAGTTGTAGAGGCAAATGGCGCAAAAAAAGCTCTTGAAATTCTTTCAAATGATCAGAATTTCGATGTTATATCTCTTGATATTGAAATGCCAGAAATGAATGGCCTTGAACTTGCAAGCGAAATTAGAAAAAAATACCCGGATAAAAAGATCGTTTTAATGACAGCTTATAGTCATTACAAAAGCGATATGGCTTCATGGGCTGCAGATGCATATGTTGTAAAATCACTTGATCTTACTGAATTTAAAGAAACAATAAATAGACTTTTAAATATGTGA
- a CDS encoding ATP-binding protein, with the protein MLNNLLRSFSNEPPTKLLKTILNNTAKSLAEKFNTDIFIFIHEPPRNLIKLLGASNDCQAIEKFKIYFSDNKGLYESLLKNQIFKITVGDFEELHCLKYNEIFLIPININDSLIGAFGVPKHFSEKELEKFHEETISYSVILKMTMEFLVLEETRNRLDYVEKITDLFENILDEKKLMKEILKTIQDMLHAEGVIFWKYEGNKLILKEYTGFKEEVISDMMLDTESSLEGMAIKNKKPFLVVGRKRFKEFKIPIAKELLSALYAPILIDNIEYGVISVYNREEGYGFRPYKHFDEFDLSSLRNITRRLGLALSRIYLYDKLKDEIEKLITLKQNHENLIKVQRDHLDKLNSLHKISQAVRTTFDKTNAIKIMLMGLTSVRGLKFNRALYLERDRVRGILIPKIWIGPADDDDVEAIWKNANKRALKYGDIVQYLREEAIQLPTNNKLTESVKNKVIVYKGQTILERAVTKKHIIHVVPQMLKFKKDELQYLYDIIQYDEFVIIPITGKWETKGIVIADNKFTGQEISATDIEILRLFQDSIGLSIETIENYEELKEKTKSLEEQKNLIDFYRRFNENILQNLAMAVIVIDRKGKILEWNKKAEVFFDKPREHVIGETTDILYEKLGADVVNSIESIFFTREEMKMPKYIISTGDEEKVFDIQLSPLWNRDLDVIEGVIVTFDDVTENYKMEKEIARREKLAAIGEMTARVAHEIKNPLTIIGGFVNRMMKKLDNPEKIKQYSNIIKDELERLESIVSEILEFSRGSRIPTFEIVDMNEMIDEIIIMYHDFLSQKNLDLKFEKMFDKIEVKCDRSRVKQVLINLIKNAIEATNDGDYIKIKTGYENNYAFFEIENNGDPIPEDVQQKIFSPFFTTKVQGTGLGLPICKKIIEEEHKGKLYLVKSDEQSTVFRFEIPLN; encoded by the coding sequence ATGCTTAATAACTTACTCAGAAGTTTTTCAAATGAACCTCCTACTAAACTTTTAAAAACCATATTGAATAATACTGCAAAAAGTCTGGCTGAAAAGTTCAATACAGATATTTTTATATTTATCCATGAACCGCCAAGAAATCTAATAAAACTTCTTGGTGCATCAAATGATTGTCAGGCAATTGAAAAATTTAAAATTTATTTTTCTGATAATAAGGGATTATATGAGTCTCTTTTAAAAAATCAGATTTTTAAAATAACTGTAGGTGATTTTGAAGAATTGCATTGTTTAAAATATAATGAAATTTTTTTAATTCCTATTAATATAAATGATTCTTTAATAGGTGCTTTCGGTGTCCCAAAGCACTTTTCAGAAAAAGAATTGGAAAAATTTCACGAAGAAACTATAAGCTATAGCGTTATTCTGAAAATGACCATGGAGTTTCTTGTACTTGAAGAAACAAGAAACAGACTTGATTACGTGGAAAAAATAACTGATTTATTTGAAAATATCCTTGATGAAAAAAAATTAATGAAAGAAATATTAAAAACAATTCAAGATATGCTTCATGCTGAGGGGGTTATTTTCTGGAAATATGAGGGAAATAAACTTATATTAAAAGAATATACTGGATTTAAAGAAGAAGTTATTTCAGATATGATGCTTGATACCGAATCTTCTCTTGAAGGAATGGCAATAAAAAATAAAAAACCTTTTCTTGTTGTTGGAAGAAAAAGATTTAAAGAGTTTAAAATTCCTATAGCTAAAGAGTTACTTTCAGCATTATACGCTCCTATATTAATTGATAACATTGAATATGGAGTGATAAGTGTATATAATCGTGAGGAAGGATACGGATTCAGACCTTATAAACATTTTGATGAATTTGATTTATCTTCATTAAGAAATATCACAAGACGTCTTGGTCTGGCTTTAAGCAGGATATATTTATATGATAAATTAAAAGACGAAATAGAAAAACTTATTACATTAAAACAAAATCATGAAAATCTTATAAAAGTGCAACGAGACCATCTTGATAAACTTAATTCACTTCATAAAATCAGTCAGGCTGTTAGAACAACTTTCGATAAGACTAATGCTATAAAAATTATGCTTATGGGGTTAACAAGCGTTAGAGGTTTAAAATTTAACAGGGCTTTATATTTAGAAAGAGATAGAGTTCGAGGAATTTTAATACCTAAAATATGGATTGGTCCCGCAGATGATGACGATGTTGAAGCAATATGGAAAAACGCCAATAAAAGAGCTTTAAAATATGGTGATATTGTTCAATATTTAAGAGAAGAGGCAATACAATTACCGACTAATAATAAATTAACCGAAAGTGTTAAAAACAAGGTTATTGTTTATAAGGGACAGACAATTTTAGAAAGAGCCGTAACCAAAAAACATATTATTCATGTTGTTCCGCAAATGCTAAAATTTAAAAAAGATGAATTGCAATACTTATATGATATTATTCAGTATGATGAATTTGTTATTATTCCAATTACAGGAAAATGGGAAACAAAAGGTATTGTTATTGCAGATAATAAATTCACAGGACAGGAAATTTCTGCTACGGATATTGAAATTTTAAGATTATTCCAGGATAGTATAGGGTTATCTATAGAAACCATTGAAAATTACGAAGAATTAAAGGAAAAAACAAAGTCACTTGAAGAACAAAAAAATCTTATAGATTTTTATAGACGTTTTAATGAAAATATACTCCAAAATCTCGCCATGGCTGTTATTGTTATTGACAGAAAAGGTAAAATATTAGAATGGAATAAAAAGGCAGAAGTTTTTTTTGATAAGCCTCGCGAGCATGTAATAGGAGAGACAACTGATATTTTATATGAAAAACTTGGAGCAGATGTTGTTAATTCAATTGAAAGCATTTTTTTCACCCGTGAAGAAATGAAAATGCCAAAATATATAATCTCCACAGGCGATGAAGAAAAAGTTTTCGATATTCAACTTTCACCTTTATGGAACAGAGATTTAGATGTAATCGAAGGAGTTATTGTTACTTTTGATGATGTTACTGAAAATTATAAAATGGAAAAGGAAATTGCAAGAAGAGAAAAATTAGCGGCAATTGGTGAAATGACAGCAAGAGTGGCTCATGAAATAAAAAATCCTTTGACTATTATAGGCGGTTTTGTAAATAGGATGATGAAAAAACTGGATAACCCTGAAAAAATAAAACAGTATTCAAATATTATAAAAGATGAGTTAGAGCGTCTTGAAAGCATTGTTTCTGAAATTTTAGAATTTAGTAGAGGTAGTAGAATACCGACATTTGAAATTGTTGATATGAATGAAATGATAGATGAAATAATAATAATGTACCATGATTTTTTAAGTCAAAAAAATTTAGATTTGAAATTTGAGAAAATGTTTGATAAAATAGAGGTAAAATGTGATAGAAGCAGAGTAAAACAGGTACTTATTAATTTAATAAAAAATGCCATAGAGGCCACTAATGATGGTGATTATATTAAAATAAAAACAGGATATGAAAACAATTACGCATTTTTTGAAATTGAAAATAATGGTGATCCAATACCAGAAGATGTACAACAAAAGATATTCTCTCCGTTTTTTACCACAAAAGTTCAGGGAACAGGTTTAGGATTGCCTATATGTAAAAAGATAATAGAAGAAGAACATAAAGGTAAACTTTATTTAGTAAAATCAGATGAACAATCTACTGTATTTAGATTTGAAATTCCTTTAAATTAA
- a CDS encoding YitT family protein, translating into MKKEVLKEVLLITIGTFINALGWTLFLIPWKIVGGGLNGVGTMIYYITGIPVGLSYLAMNVILIFIAMRIIGKSFGFKTIYGIAASSFFITLLQNYFHSPIINDQFLSVVIGGILLGSGVGIVFLAGGTTGGTEIIIMIINKYKNLSPGRTLFLFDVLIIGSSFFVFGSFEKIIYGYVTMAIAGYATDLVLEGEKSSVQLFIFSNNYKAIADEITSTLGRGVTILPGMGWYTKENKNVILTIVRRRELPTVLKIIKNNDKNAFVSMTSATGVYGFGFEKLRV; encoded by the coding sequence GTGAAAAAAGAAGTTTTAAAAGAGGTATTGTTAATAACAATAGGTACATTTATAAATGCTCTTGGTTGGACATTGTTTCTAATTCCCTGGAAAATAGTTGGTGGGGGATTAAATGGTGTTGGTACAATGATTTATTACATTACCGGTATTCCAGTTGGTTTAAGTTATCTCGCCATGAACGTAATTCTTATTTTCATTGCAATGAGAATTATAGGCAAATCCTTTGGTTTTAAAACTATATATGGAATTGCTGCTTCTTCATTTTTCATTACCTTGCTGCAGAACTATTTTCATTCTCCTATTATAAATGATCAATTTTTATCAGTGGTTATTGGCGGAATACTACTTGGAAGTGGTGTAGGTATAGTTTTTCTTGCAGGAGGAACCACTGGTGGAACAGAAATTATTATTATGATTATAAATAAATATAAAAATCTCAGTCCAGGACGAACACTATTTTTATTTGATGTATTGATTATAGGTAGTTCATTTTTTGTATTTGGTTCATTTGAAAAAATTATATATGGTTATGTGACGATGGCTATTGCTGGGTATGCAACAGATCTTGTGCTTGAAGGTGAAAAATCTTCTGTTCAGCTCTTCATATTCAGCAATAATTATAAAGCTATAGCAGATGAAATTACATCAACTCTTGGAAGAGGGGTAACAATCTTACCTGGCATGGGTTGGTATACAAAAGAAAATAAAAATGTTATTCTTACAATAGTAAGAAGACGCGAATTGCCAACTGTATTAAAAATAATAAAAAATAACGATAAAAATGCATTTGTTTCCATGACTTCTGCAACAGGTGTTTATGGTTTTGGATTTGAAAAATTGAGAGTTTAA
- the thiI gene encoding tRNA uracil 4-sulfurtransferase ThiI, producing MYDFVVIKYSEIGTKGKNRNVFENKLMNNIVLQLNHEVNAKKIYGRIIIIPKDNKKINDEMLNRIKKVFGIKSISPAVKVEKDYEDIKNKIISLLKEKNIESGTFKVDTRRVDKMFPIRSFDLNKDIGAEILEKFPGMKVDVHNPDYLIRIEIRHEMAFVYFENLECHAGYPVGAGGKASILLSGGIDSPVAAWMMMKRGMKMNAISFYSPPNNSEKTVMKLVELSKVLSTYYPFKFYHYIIPFTEVQKAIKNINVESYSLILQRRSMMRIATIIAKKSGSQALITGENIGQVASQTLENMISISDATDMLILRPLLAFEKLDIVNKSKEIGTYDISIWPYNDSCVAFLPKKPATKSFPDKMKKYEERIENLEILEEEAIKNSIVYVIKNGEVEEKYIFHEREVVDK from the coding sequence ATGTACGATTTTGTTGTTATAAAATATAGTGAAATAGGAACGAAAGGGAAAAATAGAAATGTGTTTGAGAATAAATTAATGAATAATATAGTACTTCAATTGAATCATGAAGTAAATGCAAAGAAGATTTATGGTAGAATCATAATTATTCCAAAGGATAATAAAAAAATAAATGATGAAATGTTAAATAGAATAAAAAAGGTTTTTGGTATAAAGTCAATATCTCCAGCTGTAAAGGTTGAAAAGGATTATGAAGATATAAAAAATAAAATAATAAGTTTATTAAAAGAAAAAAATATAGAATCAGGTACATTTAAGGTTGATACGAGACGTGTTGATAAAATGTTTCCTATTAGAAGCTTTGATTTAAATAAAGATATTGGTGCAGAAATACTTGAAAAATTTCCTGGGATGAAGGTTGATGTTCATAATCCTGATTATTTAATAAGAATTGAAATAAGACATGAAATGGCATTTGTGTATTTTGAAAATCTTGAATGTCATGCTGGATATCCTGTAGGTGCAGGAGGAAAAGCAAGTATTTTATTATCTGGTGGTATTGATAGTCCTGTGGCTGCATGGATGATGATGAAACGTGGAATGAAAATGAATGCTATTTCTTTCTATAGTCCGCCTAATAATAGTGAAAAAACTGTTATGAAATTAGTGGAGTTGAGTAAAGTTTTAAGTACGTATTATCCATTTAAATTCTATCATTATATAATTCCTTTCACTGAAGTTCAAAAGGCTATAAAGAATATTAACGTTGAATCATATTCGTTGATTTTGCAGAGAAGATCAATGATGAGAATTGCAACAATTATTGCTAAAAAAAGTGGTTCTCAGGCATTAATTACAGGTGAAAATATAGGTCAGGTGGCTTCACAAACACTGGAAAATATGATATCCATTTCAGACGCAACTGATATGTTGATTTTAAGGCCATTATTGGCTTTTGAGAAGCTTGATATTGTTAATAAATCAAAGGAAATTGGAACTTATGACATTTCTATATGGCCATATAATGATAGCTGTGTGGCATTTTTACCTAAAAAACCAGCTACAAAATCATTTCCGGACAAAATGAAAAAATACGAAGAAAGAATAGAAAATCTTGAAATTTTAGAAGAAGAAGCAATAAAAAATAGCATTGTATATGTTATTAAAAACGGGGAAGTAGAGGAAAAATACATCTTTCATGAGAGAGAGGTGGTGGATAAGTGA
- a CDS encoding lysophospholipid acyltransferase family protein encodes MNKIGLFFKRILLTIWFYLGLIWYVGIYGTWVIIRSKIIEKTKGKEKAEEYIINVLKKFGKNAFKLMGVKVYVESEFDLSQMGDEAYMIVANHQSLLDIPLIIGYVFPTAFIAKKELSKVPIVSFFIKALGSVFIERGNATQSAKALRELRKKLIDGQKLVLFPEGTRTLDGEVKPFKRGSLMIPYRYKVKILPVAIDGAYEIAKKGRLYITPHPINITIFKPVNPEEFGSEAELRDYIYKLIASKVNKKEEFEEVV; translated from the coding sequence GTGAATAAAATAGGGCTGTTTTTTAAAAGGATTTTATTAACAATATGGTTTTATCTGGGATTAATATGGTATGTTGGAATTTATGGTACCTGGGTTATAATCAGATCTAAAATCATAGAAAAAACAAAAGGAAAAGAAAAGGCAGAAGAATATATTATAAATGTTTTAAAAAAATTTGGGAAAAATGCATTTAAGTTAATGGGAGTTAAGGTATATGTAGAAAGTGAATTTGATCTGTCTCAAATGGGCGATGAAGCGTATATGATAGTGGCAAATCATCAAAGTTTACTTGATATTCCTCTTATAATAGGATATGTATTCCCAACAGCGTTTATAGCAAAGAAAGAGCTTTCTAAAGTTCCTATTGTTTCATTTTTTATTAAGGCATTGGGATCTGTATTTATTGAAAGAGGGAATGCAACTCAAAGTGCAAAAGCATTAAGAGAACTGCGAAAAAAATTAATAGATGGCCAGAAACTTGTTTTATTTCCAGAAGGGACAAGAACCTTAGATGGTGAAGTTAAGCCATTTAAACGTGGCTCATTGATGATTCCATACAGATATAAGGTAAAAATATTACCTGTTGCAATTGATGGAGCCTATGAAATTGCTAAAAAGGGACGTTTATATATTACACCACACCCAATAAACATCACTATATTTAAGCCTGTAAATCCTGAAGAATTTGGTAGCGAAGCTGAATTAAGGGATTATATATATAAATTAATTGCCTCAAAAGTGAATAAAAAGGAAGAATTTGAGGAAGTGGTTTAA
- a CDS encoding bifunctional nuclease family protein — protein sequence MFKKVDVITMGLDKVSNSPVIFLRIENTNIGIPIWIGACEATYLALSINEQKTPRPLTHDLFLKFLENEGYTVERVEIINMEKDIYYANIVFEKDGDELIYDSRPSDAIIMAVKTRVPIYIKDSIIIENGIDISFIPIGERDDEETDEEREKRKEFKEFIENFDIDMIKKHFFDEGKKEDGD from the coding sequence ATGTTTAAAAAGGTAGATGTAATTACAATGGGGTTAGATAAAGTATCCAACTCTCCGGTAATCTTTTTAAGAATAGAAAATACAAATATAGGAATTCCAATATGGATAGGAGCCTGTGAAGCAACTTATCTTGCATTATCTATAAACGAGCAAAAAACGCCAAGACCGCTTACACATGATTTATTTTTAAAATTTTTAGAGAATGAGGGATATACAGTTGAAAGAGTAGAAATAATAAATATGGAGAAAGACATATATTATGCCAATATAGTTTTTGAAAAAGATGGTGATGAATTAATATATGATTCAAGACCTTCAGATGCAATAATAATGGCTGTAAAAACGAGAGTTCCAATATATATTAAAGATTCTATAATCATAGAAAATGGCATAGATATATCCTTTATTCCAATTGGTGAACGTGATGATGAAGAAACAGATGAAGAGAGAGAAAAAAGAAAGGAATTTAAAGAATTTATAGAGAATTTTGATATTGATATGATAAAAAAACATTTCTTTGATGAAGGGAAGAAAGAAGATGGAGATTAA
- a CDS encoding polyprenyl synthetase family protein, whose protein sequence is MEIKEFKEIFEKKAEEIFSELNLLEEIEKPFKYSFFAGGKRLRPWIIYNIGRYYNIEEEKLLRIGFAVEILHTASLIHDDLPAIDNSNYRRGKLTNHKQFSEWQAILTGDAGFVIPFKVFSNNFSIDESYKLTGFFSEIMLDLIQGEALDVAFERGMILPSQKSVEEMYRKKTSALFEFSFGVIPYLKDLKEEYQLMKKAGKNFGLAFQIYDDLKDKYGKFEEVGKDLNNDENKITLIALYSDEKAKNYAEFLFKEANDILLKLGLKDFSNEILKIKQLIERK, encoded by the coding sequence ATGGAGATTAAAGAGTTTAAAGAGATTTTTGAAAAAAAGGCAGAAGAGATTTTTTCTGAACTAAATTTGCTTGAAGAAATAGAAAAACCTTTTAAATATTCTTTTTTTGCTGGAGGAAAAAGATTAAGGCCATGGATAATATATAATATTGGACGATATTATAATATAGAAGAGGAAAAATTGCTTAGAATAGGTTTTGCTGTAGAAATATTACATACTGCATCGTTAATTCATGATGATTTACCGGCAATAGATAATAGTAATTATAGGCGTGGAAAATTAACCAATCACAAGCAATTTTCAGAATGGCAGGCCATACTTACAGGGGATGCAGGATTTGTTATTCCATTTAAGGTGTTTTCCAATAATTTTTCTATAGATGAATCATATAAATTAACAGGATTTTTCAGTGAAATTATGTTAGATCTTATACAAGGAGAAGCTCTTGATGTAGCATTTGAAAGAGGCATGATATTACCATCGCAAAAATCTGTTGAAGAAATGTATAGAAAAAAAACATCGGCGTTATTTGAATTTTCGTTTGGTGTAATTCCTTATTTAAAGGATCTTAAAGAGGAATATCAATTAATGAAAAAAGCAGGTAAAAACTTTGGACTTGCATTTCAAATATATGATGATTTAAAAGATAAATATGGCAAATTCGAAGAGGTTGGAAAAGATTTAAATAATGACGAAAACAAAATTACTTTAATAGCACTATATTCAGACGAAAAAGCTAAAAATTATGCTGAATTTCTTTTCAAAGAGGCAAATGATATATTATTGAAATTAGGTCTTAAAGATTTTTCAAATGAGATATTAAAAATAAAACAGCTAATTGAAAGGAAGTAA
- the lgt gene encoding prolipoprotein diacylglyceryl transferase, whose translation MKDRLFKKVFIISISIYLLAVIFLLPGVFSGKILLNQVILNFGSLQIRWYGLLIATGVFLSFYLANDTAKKWNISEDDLSNAVMIGIIFSIIGARAYYVTFNWDYYSKLPFSEVFKTWHGGMAIHGGILGALIAVYLYTKIKKNITFNFLQGLDLMAHVLPLGQAIGRWGNFFNYEAYGSPTNLPWKMYIPPQFRMPGYESYEYFHPTFLYESTWDLLIFLFLFYYARNKKRFDGEIISLYLILYSAGRGVIELLRTDSLMFLNMKVAVLISILFIIIGISLYIILSKKAKQEG comes from the coding sequence ATGAAAGATAGATTATTTAAAAAAGTATTTATAATTTCAATTTCAATATATCTTTTAGCTGTAATATTTCTATTACCCGGAGTGTTTTCAGGAAAAATCTTATTAAATCAGGTTATATTGAATTTTGGTTCATTACAAATAAGATGGTATGGTTTATTAATTGCAACAGGTGTTTTTTTAAGTTTTTATCTTGCAAATGATACTGCAAAAAAATGGAATATTTCAGAAGATGACCTTTCAAATGCTGTGATGATAGGGATTATATTTTCCATTATTGGAGCACGTGCATATTATGTAACATTTAATTGGGATTATTATTCGAAATTACCTTTTAGTGAAGTATTTAAAACGTGGCATGGTGGAATGGCAATTCATGGTGGAATTCTGGGGGCGTTAATAGCAGTATATTTATATACAAAAATAAAAAAGAATATAACATTTAATTTCTTACAGGGATTGGATTTAATGGCACATGTGCTCCCGCTTGGGCAGGCAATAGGAAGATGGGGAAACTTTTTTAATTATGAAGCATATGGTTCTCCCACAAATCTTCCATGGAAGATGTATATACCGCCACAATTTAGAATGCCAGGATATGAAAGCTATGAATACTTCCATCCAACCTTTTTGTATGAATCAACATGGGATTTATTAATATTTTTATTCTTATTCTATTATGCAAGGAATAAAAAAAGGTTTGACGGTGAAATAATATCATTGTATTTGATATTATACTCAGCAGGACGTGGAGTAATAGAATTATTAAGAACAGATTCTTTAATGTTCTTAAATATGAAGGTAGCAGTATTAATAAGTATTTTATTTATAATAATAGGAATATCTTTATACATAATATTATCCAAAAAAGCTAAACAGGAGGGATAA
- a CDS encoding cupin domain-containing protein translates to MEKAYVGKAMEVEPITYDDGVNVKGAHKRVLIGNKLGAPNFVMRLFTIEKGGFTPKHTHNWEHEVFVVKGKLEVFNGEETVIAEEGDFVFVPPNVEHQFKNINDGESQFICVIPKSGGE, encoded by the coding sequence ATGGAAAAGGCTTATGTAGGAAAAGCTATGGAAGTAGAGCCAATTACATATGATGATGGTGTGAATGTAAAAGGTGCTCACAAAAGAGTGCTCATAGGTAATAAATTGGGTGCACCTAACTTTGTAATGAGACTTTTTACAATAGAAAAAGGTGGATTTACACCTAAACATACACACAATTGGGAACATGAGGTTTTTGTGGTAAAAGGAAAATTAGAGGTATTCAATGGCGAAGAAACAGTTATCGCTGAAGAAGGAGATTTTGTATTTGTTCCACCAAATGTAGAACATCAATTTAAAAATATAAATGATGGAGAAAGTCAATTTATTTGTGTAATTCCAAAAAGTGGAGGAGAATAA
- a CDS encoding TatD family hydrolase, with product MRLVDTHCHLNLIEERNEIIKKFDNENMEFVIEVGIDIDNSFNTVELANTYEKIYASVGIHPNDSSNLSNKDFDTIKILASNEKVIAIGEIGLDYYREYTTKKDQYKSFINQLEIAKEIGLPVILHIREAYEDAFNLLVENGIPDKLGVVHCFSSDWKTARKFLDLGFYIGIDGPITFKNNHKLVEVVKNTPIEMILPETDSPFLTPVPYRGKRNNPLYVKYVIEKIAEIKEISIDETSEILLNNAKKAFSIK from the coding sequence GTGAGATTAGTAGATACACATTGTCATTTAAATTTAATAGAAGAAAGAAATGAAATAATAAAGAAATTTGATAATGAAAATATGGAATTTGTTATAGAGGTTGGAATAGATATAGACAATTCATTTAATACAGTAGAGCTCGCAAATACATATGAAAAAATATATGCCTCTGTTGGTATTCATCCAAATGATTCATCTAATTTAAGCAATAAAGATTTTGACACAATAAAAATTCTTGCATCAAATGAAAAGGTTATTGCAATTGGTGAAATAGGTCTTGACTATTATAGGGAATACACAACAAAAAAAGATCAGTATAAATCTTTTATAAATCAATTAGAAATTGCAAAAGAAATTGGCTTGCCTGTTATTTTACATATCAGGGAAGCATATGAAGATGCATTTAATCTATTAGTTGAAAATGGGATTCCAGATAAATTAGGTGTAGTTCATTGCTTCTCTTCAGATTGGAAAACGGCAAGAAAATTCCTTGATCTGGGATTTTATATTGGAATAGATGGACCAATTACATTTAAAAACAATCATAAGCTTGTAGAAGTTGTAAAAAATACGCCAATTGAAATGATATTACCGGAAACAGATTCCCCATTTTTAACCCCTGTTCCATATAGAGGCAAAAGAAACAATCCGTTATATGTAAAATACGTTATTGAAAAAATAGCAGAAATAAAGGAAATATCAATTGATGAAACATCGGAAATACTATTAAACAATGCTAAAAAAGCATTTTCAATAAAATAA